A stretch of DNA from Manihot esculenta cultivar AM560-2 chromosome 7, M.esculenta_v8, whole genome shotgun sequence:
gccgacctggatcctagccccggtagcggtccgattttcgggtcgttatattACTTCAATAGCACATCTCCTCTTTACATTTCTTTGAATTGCAACTCCCTCCCATCTtaaagttgatttttttttattttaacaaattatttttatataatttttttaattcttttttattctatataatttttttcctctCTTAAACTAGGCTTATATAAAATTAGATTAGGCTTCACATTCCATTTagataaatttactatttatctAAATTAACTTGTTTGAACTAATTAAGTTCCAACAAAAAATCCTACTGTTCTTAATATATCATAATATAAATCTGAATtgtaattatgaataatatttgtgTGTCATTTGTCCAACACAATAATATTGTTAGCGCTCAACAAATTATGTGCACCTTGATGTGGATAATATTTTGGAAATTCAAGcgtgaataaaatttttttaagtatattTTTCCATCATTTATCATGGTATTTGAAATATCTcattcatattatatatatatctatatatatgctTAAAGTAAGAGTGCTATAATCTTTCTTTTTTAACTATTTGTACAATGTATTTTATCGGTTAATATTTTGTATATAAAGGTGATATTTTATCGGTTAATATTCTATATATAAAGTTGATTCAGTTTATTTGTTTGATTTTGGGTATGATTGTAATCAACCttattaaatagtttataaTCCAAAGCACTTTCAAACAAAATAACAAAAAGAAGTAccaaacttaaaaataaatgttgttgttaattaaaaaattcataatgtTTGTAATGTTTGATGTTATAAATTACTGAAATTAGACATTGTTGATgccctaaaattaaaaaatttatacattttattCTCAAATCTAATTTTgtttaatcaataattttaattaaattactagTTCAGAGATAAAATCACAAgttacatttttatatttttttattagaattaaatattaagttTGAGCTGCTTATACGACTTATAGGATTATCTCTCTATAGAGCTCTCAGTTATACTCAGCTCTTATAcccttttgaataaaaaaaaggaatattatagaacaataacaataattataagaatttgTTGATGCTACTATATTTATACACATACACATTACATTCATAAATTATAATGGAAagcaaaagttttaaattagaaattataaatacaaaataatttaatactaaTTTCCCTCTGTGGTCCTTCTGTGTCTCGATGCTCTCGcatttttctctttcttaaacctaacttcttcttttCCCTTCCTCCATGGAAGACAATCTACGTCAATTGactattgatgaagaagaagatgttgttatccctattAAGAGCTCCTGAGATATTTCGAtcatcacttatgatttctataTGGTGGAGATGTTTCTCACATataattcaaatcaattttcagaatatgcagacctctttggcagatttatggcatCCTTTAGAGGAGATATCTATTATGGAATTAGAGGGtattttaataatgttgattttgaaaatatagtgaATGGAGGCTCTTGGTTGTATAATCGATTCTTGCTTGTTTGGAAGGAGATACAAGGTAATGAAAATCCTCTCCATATCCCTCTAACTCAATCTGATTTTTGGATTCTAGTTAAAGACCTCCCTTCTAGTTATTATAATGAGATATTGGCTAAATTGGTTGGAGATTTTGTTGGCCACTATAAAgagtatgatatgaaaaatgctTCAGCTATGTCGCCGGGCCCTATGAGAGTTAAAGTTTGTTTGGACATTTGGCAACCTTTGAAACGGCGGAAGAAGTTGTTGGAGATGATGATACTGTGTTTACTGTGAAGTTTCAATATGAAAAGCTGACTATTTTTTGCTATCTATGTGGGAAACTGGGTCATGTGGAGGCTTTCTGTGACTTGTGGTTGAGGTTGAAGAAAGAAGATATCAAATTTGGTTGGGGTGATTTCCTCAGAGAACATGTTCGCTCGAATCAGAGACCGACAAGCCTGTGGCTGCGTGATTCCGGCAATTATGCTCCACCAGGATTTGAGGAGGATTGGCATCAATTAGCAATTTTGAAAATACTAATTTGGCATCACATAATAGGCAATTCTCCTTATTTGGCAAAAGTCAACCCATTGTAAATAAGGAGACTGAGGACCATATTATGGACATGGACAAGAATTCTGTGGGCCAAGGCAATTCTGATAAGCTTGATGAGGAGATTGCAGCCCGAATAAATGATGATGCTAAAAAAAGGCCAAGAAACACTAAACATAATGTTGTTACAGGTTTTCCTTCCTCTCAACAGGATGCCTCTAACAACACCCCTGTGAATGTTAATTTGTCAGGTAACAGTGAAGCGGCTCATCCCATCAAAAGTTGGGATAACCGAAAGCAATGATCGTCTTGTGTTGGAACTGCCGAGGACTCGACAATCCTCGGACAAttaatgcattgaaggatttagtTACCAGTTACAAgccgaacattttatttttgatggaaacaaaagctcttagttctcgtatggaatttttttcataattttttttattttgatggttgcttctcagtcaatagacaaggattgggaggaggccttttgttaatgtggaagagtcatatATCGATTTCTGTGGTTggcttttctttaaattttattgattcggttgtttcagaaagtaatgttcaatggaggtttactggtttttatgagtttccaaAATCGCAACGATGACGTCAATCTTGGAACCTTATTCAAGCTTTATCTTGTAGAGCTCTCTTCCGTGGctttgttcgggagactttaatgatttatgctcgagaaatgagaaagaaggaggagcaactttgccaaattatcttatgaaGGGGTTTAGACAGGCACTTGAGGATAGTAATCTTATTCAAATACCCATTGTTGGCTCTTTCTTCACAAGGGAGAAGGGCAGGGAGTCGAATAATCTGGTTAGAGAGAAGCTTGATAGAGCCCTTGCTACTGAGGACTGGGCTCATAAATTCACTAATGTTGTCTGCTCGGTTGTTCATGTTTTTAGATCATATCACAAACCGTTGGTGATTAATACAGCTCCTAAGGATAATAGGGGAGATAGAAGGAGATTTTGATTTGATAATGCATGGTAATGTGATGAGGGTCTGGCTGAGGTTGTTAAAGGAGCTTGGGTTAATTCTATACCATGCAACCTTTTGATGAAACGTGATGATTTAGTTTCTGCTCTTTCGTTGTGGAGTAGGAGTAGAAATAGGGAGTTTTGGCAAAAGAAGAAGACTATACTGAGATTATTGGATAATGGGCCCAGTACTGTTTCTCACGCCTCTTTAAAGGAAGATTGGAATCGTCTCCTTAAGCAGGAGGAAGCTAGACTTAAACAGCAGGCAAAGTGCTTTTGGCTTAAAAATGGTGACcgaaatacaaaattttttcatgCACAAATTAATGGTAGACGAAGAATGAACCGTATTTCTAAATTAAAGGAGTCATCGGGTACCTGGATTGAGGATGAGTAGGAAATTAAAAATCACGTTCTGCATTATTTCCAGTCTATTTTTTATGGTGGTTCTATGGATTGTGAACGGATTTTTGAGTTGGTGCCGCCCTTGATTAGTGATGTCGATAATGCTGATCTGTATGCTCTTTTTTCAAATGAGGAATTTAGAGTTGTTGTTTTTCATATGCATCCAGACAAGGCACCTGGGCTAGATGGGTTAAATCCTACATTTTACTAGAGATTTTGGCACTTGATTGGCAATGATGTTTCCTATGGTtgttgtaatactcggctagactccggtatcagaattcctatcatCCGGTGGGATCCCGGATGtcagaagcctctagaagggtaaaatcatgttttcataaaatgttttaatgtatttgatgatttgaagtaagaaggaaaatgagttttgaaaggaaaagaccaaggagacatttccaggttcggccgccgaacctcaagttcgaccgccgaacgtggaatggtttaggggggcaagttaggcttccgaaagtttcaaaggtttggccgccgaacctcatgttcggccgccgaacttgcatgagttttggaagcactttaggctgccgaaaggtggtctgccagcccctatataagagctccatggccgaaacgggcgagttttctccccattttcggccacggtgagttcttgctctcccatggttcattttagatgtttttccttcgatctttcgtgttttaacaagctttatattgatttgaagatatttgaacaaaagagcgagttttggaagcttggagaccaaagagttgagatctctcccatctccaagttggatcgtctctcctctcgttcttcaagaggtaagagtagatccatagttcctttaatgttttaagtaagttttatgaagtttcttggggtagaaatgcatgtgtaggtttatgtgaagtttatgggtttactgtgcgtttatgaataatatatgttggatatgcatgtttgatgtgttgtagatggggtttaggatagtttgaagcccctaggagcttgtatgcttgagtatgcatgttctagaataggaaaatgcatgattgaatgagttgggaggcatttatgcatgttgagctgagtttctgccctttgagaagaactcaggtttggcagccgaaggctctttcggccgccgaacctgcctttgatagcatgtatcggctgccgaatcctgcccccgaaagtggactttcagctctggaagggagtttcggccgccgaaggtgccgccgaacatgcatgagtttcgtctctggagggaaccttcggccgtcgaaagtgccgccgaaggtgcatgactttcggctctggagggcctttcggccgccgaacctgccgccgaaagtgccctgttcagccctactttgcatgatttatgtgattgtttcaaggtgttttagggggtttttggggagtattttagagtcgtgtttatgtatgttagatccctcatttgagtccacctgtgtaggttcggacctaaggaaccgaggaccccagcagtgagttctgctgcttctgagtctgttagagcttcagctagaggtgagtggaataccttatttcgtttcaaagtaaataaataaattctgagcatgatacatgcatcatgaatgccatgagatatactagggtgcttgcattagaattcacgaatatgttgcattgcataatatgttgttgatgtggatgaatgttggatgatcctttagccgcactacgttatgatatgatgtgatacggtatgaaagaccagtgaggcccattctacgcccctggcatattggaatgttatgttatgaatataatgtaagagaaagaccagtgaggcccagtctacgcccctggcactattggaatgagtagtgggctattggtgataagttcatccttgatgtgaattgtttgtgatatgttgcatttcatgaaagcatgaaatataaattgaatgtttaattattctgctcattgggctttatagctcacccctctcccttaacccccaggtttgcaggtacagggtagaccaggaggtcagcaggagtagagtcatgtgttatgtaatagctagatgtggacatgaatatgatgtaatgtaaaagtatagtatagaaatgtaatgtaataatgcttatggaagtttagagttgtgcttgaccatagtatgtgttaatccctttttagtacatgatctcaaatgtttaatgatgattatggaaaatcaaacttaatgtatgtatgttaccccattggagcattgttgaggactccagtgtgggttgatgattatgattatgtatagtacatgcacaggttgagtttggtgaatgaatgaaagaaaagttcaaaatttttatgtatgttgttgatcatgtatgggattaaacaggttcacaggatgaatgtgtaacgacccgaaaatcggaccgctacaggcactaggatccaggtcgacttaaggccgccgggacccgtagcaagcctaacatacatcctgtaaacctgtttaatcccatacatgatcaacaacatacataaaaattttgaacttttcttttaccaagctcaacctgtgcatgcccataaacatatacataaacataaaccccacactggagctctcatcaaatgctccaatggggcatctcatcatacacaagcttggtagaacataagcatcataaaacatagatcatgtttacaaaagggatttctatacaaactcggtcaagcacaacttctaaacctcaatatcatttttacataacatagctgttcataactttacatcattttacaatttatcatgtccacattctatctattacatacacatgacttcattcatctcgacttctctgcctagcccgtacctgcaaacctggggaattagggagaggggtgagctactagagcccagtgagcagaataataaaaaacattatattatcaTTTCATGCTTtcgtggaatgcatcacatcacaaacatatcacatcaaggatgaacttgtcaccagtagccctctacatatccaatagtgccagaacgtagaatgggtcctggtctttcccttacatagcataacataacattccaatgtgccagaatgtagaatgggtcctggtctttctcttacatagtgccagcgaacgtagaatgggtcccactggtctttcctttccataccgtacatatcatatcgtcacatcataggtcgagggctatggatcatccaacgttcatccacatcaacaacaaaatatgcaatgcaacatattcgtgaattctaatgcaaacaacctagtatatctcatggcattaatgatgcgtgaatcatgctaaaagtccattatt
This window harbors:
- the LOC122723953 gene encoding uncharacterized protein LOC122723953 produces the protein MKGFRQALEDSNLIQIPIVGSFFTREKGRESNNLVREKLDRALATEDWAHKFTNVVCSGLAEVVKGAWVNSIPCNLLMKRDDLVSALSLWSRSRNREFWQKKKTILRLLDNGPSTVSHASLKEDWNRLLKQEEARLKQQAKCFWLKNGDRNTKFFHAQINGRRRMNRISKLKESSGTWIEDE